CAGCCAGTCAGAGGACGAGGAGAGCATCGTGGGGGATGGGGAGACCAAGGAACCCTTCCTGCTGGTGCAGTATTCGGCCAAGGGACCGTGCGTGGAGAGAAAGGCCAAGCTGATGACTCCCAACGGCCCGGAAGTCCACGGCTGAGCCAGGATGCAAGGCTCCTGGTCCTGTTTGCAGCCGGCCAAGAGGCGCTGGGAGGGGCAAAACCACACAGATGCGCTGCTGTCAGAGAGGAAGGGCTGACACCTGCTGGCATGGCCTCTGCGGGCTTCGTCATCGCATGCACTGATGCCCGGGGACCTGGCTGTCCTGGGCTTCCCCTCGGCCTCCAGGTGAGGCTGCCCAttgcaggcactgggcaggcctGACCTTGCTGGGGCTCATGGCCCTGTAGCGCTTTTGTTACTTGAATGTCTAGCTGAGCCTGTTTTTGATGGAGCTACTACTGTAATGCGTGAACTAACAAACCTGTGAACTGTAAATAGGCCCCTGGAAGCACGTGCTTAAGCccttttgctgatttttaaaaatatcatctaGCGCACATGGGACTGGTATTCTGGCTGTACTAATGACAAGCTGAGTCAAGACCCTGGAGGGTCATAGGCTTGTAAAGGCCCACGCCACACTCGGCAGGGGTCTCTCATGTGTGTCCATCTGCGTGTATGTCAAGGAAGTGAGATGCCAGTTTGGGGTCTTGAGGCTGACCAGTTGGGGTGCTTGGGTGATCTCTGCTTCGTTAGTCATGGGTGGAAGAAGAACCACAACCCCCGCACCCCTCTGTTCTTTCTGCATAGACTCACTTGTTAAATAGCAGTTCTGTTGAGAGTGGAGTTACTGCAGGGAAGCTACCGGACCTGCCTGGGAGCCAGTGAAGGGCAAGTCAGGGCACGCGTCCTGGAGGCTGCCAGCGTCCTTGTAGCAGAGCAGTTTCTTGCCGCTTGGGTCTTCAGCATGCCAAGCCCC
This sequence is a window from Gorilla gorilla gorilla isolate KB3781 chromosome 18, NHGRI_mGorGor1-v2.1_pri, whole genome shotgun sequence. Protein-coding genes within it:
- the SNN gene encoding stannin translates to MSIMDHSPTTGVVTVIVILIAIAALGALILGCWCYLRLQRISQSEDEESIVGDGETKEPFLLVQYSAKGPCVERKAKLMTPNGPEVHG